Proteins found in one ANME-2 cluster archaeon genomic segment:
- a CDS encoding geranylgeranylglycerol-phosphate geranylgeranyltransferase — translation MPSNSFRTFVELIRWANCAMAGIAALVGTLIAFLALPDSMQVQLVYEPVLVFSVVFLITGAGNAINDYFDHEIDRINRPSRPIPSGRVNRKTALYFSLLLFGIGIVLSYWLGPVCLLLAGFNSLMLFLYASTLKRMALAGNIVVGYLTGSTFLFGGALEIFDGTGIQSTMILFLLAVLATMAREIVKDIQDIEGDSRAKARTLPIVIGKMKASRLAAVLGITGIVLSPMPLVFNVNNAFGASYMAVIFVADILFLVSINEILLRDNAEKASKLLKMAMFVALIAFIVGTVI, via the coding sequence ATGCCGTCCAATTCTTTTCGTACCTTTGTTGAGCTGATCAGGTGGGCCAATTGTGCCATGGCAGGTATTGCAGCCCTGGTAGGCACACTGATAGCCTTCCTGGCATTGCCTGATTCCATGCAGGTGCAGCTTGTATATGAGCCGGTATTGGTTTTTTCTGTTGTGTTCCTTATCACCGGGGCAGGCAATGCAATAAATGATTATTTTGACCACGAGATCGACAGGATAAACCGCCCCAGTCGCCCCATTCCATCAGGAAGGGTAAACAGGAAGACAGCGTTGTACTTTTCATTGCTCCTTTTCGGGATAGGTATCGTACTGTCATACTGGCTGGGACCTGTATGCCTGTTACTGGCCGGATTCAATTCCTTAATGCTGTTCCTGTATGCCAGTACCCTGAAACGCATGGCACTGGCAGGTAATATAGTCGTGGGATACCTCACAGGTTCCACATTCCTGTTCGGGGGTGCACTGGAAATATTTGACGGTACAGGTATCCAGTCGACCATGATATTGTTCCTGCTGGCGGTCCTGGCTACTATGGCCAGGGAGATTGTGAAGGACATACAGGATATTGAAGGGGACAGTAGGGCCAAAGCCAGGACACTTCCCATTGTTATAGGTAAGATGAAAGCTTCACGTCTGGCGGCTGTACTGGGAATAACAGGAATTGTACTGAGCCCGATGCCCCTGGTCTTTAATGTGAACAATGCATTCGGCGCATCTTACATGGCTGTGATCTTTGTGGCAGATATACTTTTTTTGGTCTCAATTAACGAAATTCTACTGAGGGATAATGCAGAAAAAGCTTCAAAATTGCTAAAGATGGCTATGTTCGTGGCTTTAATAGCTTTTATAGTCGGTACAGTAATATGA
- a CDS encoding histone family protein: MNDKLLPTAAVERVIRAAGAHRVSATASEELAKLLEEYGIEIATRANRLAIHAKRTTVKGEDILEALEQME; this comes from the coding sequence ATGAATGATAAACTCTTACCAACAGCAGCAGTTGAACGCGTGATCAGGGCAGCGGGTGCACACAGGGTCAGTGCCACAGCTAGTGAAGAACTGGCAAAACTTCTTGAAGAATATGGCATTGAAATAGCAACCAGGGCCAACAGGCTGGCAATCCATGCCAAGAGAACCACGGTCAAGGGTGAGGATATTCTTGAAGCGCTAGAACAGATGGAGTGA
- the thiL gene encoding thiamine-phosphate kinase, producing MTVINKFRERDIISLITELLEAKSKTGSIHRPVVGPGNDDCAVIDIGDSGLLVATTDMLHKKADFPLGMTPYQMGWMSIAVNLSDIAAMGARPIGIMTALGLPSGLEVNFVKELVSGMSDCACRYGTQIIGGDVDRHDELTIVGSALGMVDAGQLVMRKGAKPGDLVCVTGELGTAGAALEALQQGRELDPEVLEKFYMPVPRIAEGMALAGSGCLTSMMDISDGLALSVHDLAAASGVGFHIKASDIPVHRSVRYMAPVGDMVVNDKVVDDKVVEVIGDMVIENKVIDDKVFEWSVYTGGDFELLFTLNTDCLEKAEKVAQFRVIGKVTASSITIEHNGHIADMEPRGFQQFGDKV from the coding sequence ATGACTGTAATAAATAAATTCCGGGAACGAGATATTATTTCACTTATCACTGAATTGCTTGAAGCTAAATCAAAAACCGGATCGATCCACCGTCCGGTGGTAGGACCGGGAAATGATGACTGTGCGGTCATCGATATAGGTGATTCAGGACTTCTGGTAGCTACAACTGATATGCTCCACAAGAAGGCCGATTTTCCTTTAGGAATGACACCGTACCAGATGGGATGGATGAGTATTGCAGTAAACCTGAGTGACATTGCGGCCATGGGGGCCAGGCCTATAGGTATCATGACAGCACTTGGACTGCCCTCTGGATTGGAAGTGAATTTTGTTAAGGAACTGGTGAGCGGGATGAGTGATTGTGCCTGCAGGTATGGTACACAAATTATTGGCGGGGACGTTGACAGGCACGATGAACTTACCATAGTGGGGTCTGCGCTGGGAATGGTTGATGCAGGACAACTGGTTATGAGGAAAGGAGCCAAACCCGGTGATCTGGTCTGCGTGACCGGTGAGTTAGGCACTGCCGGGGCCGCACTTGAGGCATTACAACAGGGAAGGGAACTTGACCCGGAAGTACTGGAAAAATTCTACATGCCAGTGCCCAGGATAGCAGAAGGTATGGCTTTGGCAGGTTCGGGCTGCCTGACATCTATGATGGATATCAGTGACGGGCTGGCACTGTCCGTGCACGACCTTGCCGCTGCCAGTGGTGTGGGGTTCCATATAAAAGCAAGTGATATACCGGTGCACAGGTCTGTGCGTTATATGGCTCCAGTTGGGGACATGGTCGTTAATGATAAGGTCGTCGACGATAAAGTCGTTGAGGTCATTGGTGATATGGTCATTGAAAATAAGGTCATTGATGACAAGGTTTTTGAATGGAGTGTATACACAGGCGGCGATTTTGAACTGCTGTTCACCCTCAATACTGACTGCCTGGAAAAGGCAGAGAAAGTTGCTCAATTCAGAGTCATAGGTAAAGTTACCGCCAGCAGTATAACCATTGAGCATAACGGGCACATTGCGGATATGGAGCCCAGGGGATTTCAGCAGTTCGGGGATAAAGTTTAA